From the genome of Amycolatopsis sp. NBC_01488, one region includes:
- a CDS encoding GTPase — MTRDVRDLLHAAAGLYRDDPRASALLHDCLNRLEQPLRVAFAGAPSSGKTTLAAALGEWPTRALRDLVLLDDPGPADEFPDATVRLVRHLEPDELAAAHQPGGSAFARQSAVNSVLVLSRADEVGAGRIDALLTAKQLARRAWREDPLCTGFLGVIAVAGQLAYGGRSLRDDEFDLLAAFAAVPREELERHVLSVDSFTDPAFPGPIPVETRRSLVVRFGLFGVRLALTLIRTGCDDRVKLSAELVRRSGLGELRDTLAGCFVARAEALKARTAIIRLEALLAAQPRPGGDRLVSRVERFAAAAHDFRELRLIADIRGGRTALSGEPAEEASRLLGAEGTAPADRLGLEADADPGDIYDAGLDALRRWRHEAERPDRPHAERAAAHVVVRSAEGLLALFG, encoded by the coding sequence GTGACGCGGGACGTCCGCGACCTGCTGCACGCCGCGGCCGGTCTCTACCGCGACGACCCGCGTGCGTCGGCGCTCCTCCACGACTGCCTGAACCGGCTGGAGCAGCCGCTGCGCGTCGCGTTCGCCGGGGCGCCGTCGTCGGGAAAGACGACGCTCGCCGCCGCGCTGGGCGAGTGGCCGACCCGTGCCCTGCGTGACCTCGTACTGCTGGACGATCCCGGCCCGGCCGACGAGTTCCCGGACGCGACGGTCCGGCTCGTGCGCCACCTCGAACCGGACGAACTCGCCGCGGCGCACCAGCCGGGCGGCTCGGCCTTCGCGCGGCAGAGCGCGGTCAACTCGGTGCTGGTGCTCTCCCGCGCCGACGAGGTCGGCGCGGGCCGGATCGACGCGTTGCTGACCGCGAAGCAGCTCGCGCGGCGGGCCTGGCGCGAAGATCCGCTGTGCACCGGGTTCCTGGGCGTGATCGCCGTCGCCGGGCAGCTGGCGTACGGCGGCCGGTCCCTGCGCGACGACGAGTTCGACCTGCTGGCCGCGTTCGCCGCGGTGCCGCGCGAAGAGCTGGAACGGCACGTGCTTTCGGTTGACTCGTTCACCGATCCGGCGTTCCCCGGCCCGATCCCGGTCGAGACGCGGCGGTCGCTGGTGGTGCGGTTCGGGCTGTTCGGCGTCCGGCTCGCGCTGACGCTGATCCGCACGGGCTGCGACGACCGCGTCAAGCTGTCGGCGGAGCTGGTCCGCCGCAGCGGCCTCGGCGAGCTGCGGGACACGCTGGCGGGGTGCTTCGTGGCCCGGGCCGAAGCGCTGAAGGCCCGCACGGCGATCATCCGGCTCGAAGCCCTGCTGGCGGCCCAGCCCCGCCCGGGTGGCGACCGCCTGGTGTCCCGGGTGGAGCGGTTCGCGGCCGCCGCGCACGACTTCCGCGAGCTACGGCTGATCGCGGACATCCGCGGCGGCCGGACCGCGCTGTCCGGCGAGCCCGCGGAGGAGGCGAGCCGCCTGCTCGGCGCCGAGGGCACGGCCCCGGCCGACCGCCTCGGCCTGGAGGCGGACGCGGACCCGGGCGACATCTACGACGCCGGCCTGGACGCGCTGCGCCGCTGGCGGCACGAGGCGGAGCGGCCCGACCGCCCGCACGCGGAACGCGCGGCGGCGCACGTCGTGGTGCGGTCGGCCGAGGGCCTGCTGGCGCTGTTCGGCTAG
- a CDS encoding TetR/AcrR family transcriptional regulator, with the protein MPSVTRQAYFAAALNVLAEHGFTELNVGRLCRDLGVTSGSFYHHFGGWPGFVAQLLDHWENRQVLILRERNFGRGGPSADFAALMDLTLGLPHEAEAAIRAWAANDETVRAAQKRVDAARLRTVGKAVKGIVGDGDLARTLTSLGMAMLVGHQQLASAGEHSELATLLAEYTRLVHARAVVSEKQG; encoded by the coding sequence ATGCCCTCGGTGACGCGGCAGGCGTACTTCGCGGCCGCGCTGAACGTGCTGGCGGAGCACGGGTTCACCGAGCTGAACGTCGGCAGGCTCTGCCGCGACCTCGGCGTGACGAGCGGGTCGTTCTACCACCACTTCGGTGGCTGGCCGGGGTTCGTGGCGCAGCTGCTGGACCACTGGGAGAACCGGCAGGTGCTCATCCTGCGCGAGCGGAACTTCGGCCGCGGCGGCCCGTCGGCGGACTTCGCCGCGCTGATGGACCTGACGCTCGGGCTGCCGCACGAGGCCGAAGCCGCCATCCGCGCGTGGGCGGCCAACGACGAAACCGTGCGAGCGGCTCAGAAACGCGTCGACGCCGCGCGGCTGCGGACGGTCGGCAAAGCGGTCAAGGGCATCGTCGGCGACGGCGACCTGGCACGGACGCTGACGTCGCTGGGCATGGCGATGCTGGTCGGGCACCAGCAGCTGGCGTCGGCGGGCGAACACAGCGAGCTGGCGACGCTCCTGGCGGAGTACACGCGCCTGGTGCACGCCCGCGCGGTCGTGAGTGAGAAACAGGGTTAG
- a CDS encoding Gfo/Idh/MocA family protein → MSLRIGILGAARIAPTALVKPASSSSEVDVVAVAARSLERAQAFAARHDIPVAHASYEALLADPAVDAVYNPLPNGLHGRWTRAALEAGKHVLCEKPFTANAAEAREIARLAADSGRVVMEAFHYRYHPLALRVEEIVASGELGTVERVETALCFPLPKFSDIRYDYALAGGATMDAGCYAVHMARTFGGETPWVVSASAKLRSPEIDRAMTAELRYPSGHTGRVECSMWSSSLLKISAKVVGSRGSIRVVNPVMPQGFHRMRVEVDGIPRAERFPRRASYSYQLDAFAAAVLRGEPVKTSAADAIETMTVIDEIYRAAGLPLREPS, encoded by the coding sequence ATGAGCCTGCGGATCGGCATCCTGGGTGCGGCCCGGATCGCGCCCACCGCCCTGGTCAAGCCCGCTTCTTCCAGTTCCGAAGTCGACGTCGTCGCGGTCGCGGCGCGGTCCCTCGAGCGCGCGCAAGCGTTTGCGGCCCGCCACGACATCCCCGTGGCACACGCGTCGTACGAGGCGCTGCTCGCCGACCCGGCGGTCGACGCCGTCTACAACCCGCTGCCGAACGGCCTCCACGGCCGGTGGACGCGGGCCGCGCTGGAGGCGGGCAAGCACGTGCTGTGCGAGAAGCCGTTCACGGCCAACGCGGCGGAGGCCCGCGAGATCGCTCGCCTGGCCGCGGATTCCGGCCGCGTCGTGATGGAGGCGTTCCACTACCGCTACCACCCGCTGGCGTTGCGGGTGGAGGAGATCGTGGCGTCGGGCGAGCTGGGCACGGTGGAGCGCGTGGAGACGGCGTTGTGCTTCCCGCTGCCCAAGTTCTCGGACATCCGTTACGACTACGCCCTGGCAGGCGGCGCGACGATGGACGCGGGCTGCTACGCGGTCCACATGGCCCGCACCTTCGGCGGCGAGACGCCGTGGGTGGTCTCGGCGTCCGCGAAGCTGCGTTCGCCCGAGATCGACCGGGCGATGACGGCGGAGCTTCGCTACCCGTCGGGCCACACGGGGCGGGTGGAGTGCTCGATGTGGTCGTCGTCACTGCTCAAGATCAGCGCGAAGGTGGTGGGGTCGCGGGGCTCGATCCGGGTGGTGAACCCGGTGATGCCCCAAGGCTTCCACCGCATGCGCGTCGAGGTGGACGGCATCCCCCGCGCGGAGCGGTTCCCGCGGAGGGCGTCGTATTCCTACCAGCTGGACGCGTTCGCGGCGGCGGTCCTGCGAGGCGAACCGGTGAAGACCTCGGCGGCCGACGCGATCGAGACGATGACCGTGATCGACGAGATCTACCGCGCCGCGGGGTTGCCGTTACGCGAACCGAGCTGA
- a CDS encoding IniB N-terminal domain-containing protein — protein MDSVQTLHDFALNLLNDPTALAAFGTDPQGVLAAAGLGDVSAADVHEVIPLVLDFVPVDSLPAVGGLPAVGDLSAVGTDATGIQGAIDQLTALTAGLGLPAVPELPAVGDLGTGALPGVGDLGLPAVPGVGALPGVNDLTTTAAGVTALAGDFGTGGDLGSSLDAVQVTGNLVYSVTDVDHSAVVGAVEQAGHLGDAVVNNASYNAVTPVYEAASHVGDVSGDLNHTVSSVVGQVGDFSGILHGAGDLDVKHVTNEVSHAAHGLGDVTSVVTNATGVNVDHNAVGQVGELASGNASAVHDVVSDVSDVSHNALGNLHIGDIASNNDIHIGH, from the coding sequence ATGGACTCCGTGCAGACGTTGCACGACTTCGCGCTGAACCTGCTCAACGACCCGACCGCGCTCGCGGCCTTCGGGACGGACCCGCAGGGCGTACTCGCTGCCGCCGGTCTCGGCGACGTCAGCGCCGCCGACGTGCACGAGGTCATCCCGCTGGTGCTCGACTTCGTCCCGGTCGACAGCCTCCCGGCCGTCGGCGGCCTCCCCGCCGTGGGCGACCTGTCCGCGGTCGGCACCGACGCCACCGGCATCCAGGGCGCGATCGACCAGCTCACCGCCCTCACCGCGGGCCTCGGCCTGCCGGCCGTCCCGGAGCTGCCGGCGGTCGGCGACCTCGGCACCGGCGCGCTGCCGGGTGTCGGCGACCTCGGCCTGCCGGCCGTCCCGGGCGTCGGCGCGCTGCCGGGCGTGAACGACCTCACCACCACCGCCGCGGGCGTCACCGCTCTCGCGGGCGACTTCGGCACCGGTGGCGACCTGGGCTCCAGCCTGGACGCGGTCCAGGTCACCGGCAACCTCGTGTACTCGGTCACCGACGTCGACCACAGCGCGGTCGTCGGTGCTGTCGAGCAGGCCGGCCACCTCGGCGACGCCGTGGTGAACAACGCGTCCTACAACGCGGTCACCCCGGTCTACGAGGCCGCCTCGCACGTCGGTGACGTCAGCGGTGACCTGAACCACACCGTGAGCTCGGTCGTCGGCCAGGTCGGCGACTTCTCCGGCATCCTCCACGGCGCCGGCGACCTCGACGTCAAGCACGTCACCAACGAGGTTTCGCACGCCGCGCACGGCCTCGGCGACGTCACCAGCGTCGTGACGAACGCCACCGGCGTGAACGTCGACCACAACGCGGTCGGCCAGGTCGGCGAGCTGGCCAGCGGCAACGCTTCGGCCGTCCACGACGTGGTCTCCGACGTGTCGGACGTCAGCCACAACGCGCTGGGCAACCTGCACATCGGTGACATCGCGTCGAACAACGACATCCACATCGGGCACTGA
- a CDS encoding acyl-CoA synthetase has product MPEDVRPRVRLFGDLLTHWARERPQDTALIFGDRSWTWTDLDERVRRLSGALTVAGIGKGDRVAFVDKNHPACLETTFAAAGIGAANAVVNWRLSGDELAYVLKDAGAKVVFVGADLVPALDAIRDRLPALERVVVVGGEHDEYEPFLSGAAPHTGSGLDTDDGVLIMYTSGTTGFPKGAVLTHRSVLAHGLAAGTAFPIGPGDVNLVAMPLFHVGGSCYAVSGFLYGEPSYLTREPDAASLFAALQAGITHAFLVPAVVAGIAQAGEAALKAFSRLKYLCYGASPMPLPLLRTVLAAWPDVKFAQVYGMTELSGAVTALDPEAHRDAAHPERLASAGTALSGVDVRIVDPVTFEDAAVGEVWIRTEQRMAGYLGKPEATAETIVDGWVRTGDVGRLDDGGFLFLEDRVKDMIITGGENVYSPEVERVVAEFPGVVEVAVIGVPDDRWGEQVKAVVAGDQLDTDKLIEFCRERLAHYKCPRSVDVVEALPRNATGKILKRSLRQPYWRDRDRNV; this is encoded by the coding sequence ATGCCCGAAGACGTCCGCCCCCGGGTCCGGCTGTTCGGCGACCTCCTCACGCACTGGGCGCGCGAACGCCCGCAGGACACCGCGCTGATCTTCGGTGACCGGTCGTGGACCTGGACGGACCTCGACGAGCGCGTCCGGCGGCTGTCGGGGGCGCTGACGGTGGCCGGGATCGGGAAGGGCGACCGCGTCGCGTTCGTCGACAAGAACCACCCGGCCTGCCTGGAGACGACTTTCGCCGCGGCCGGGATCGGTGCCGCCAACGCCGTGGTCAACTGGCGGCTCTCCGGCGACGAACTGGCCTACGTCCTCAAGGACGCGGGCGCGAAGGTGGTCTTCGTCGGCGCCGACCTGGTGCCCGCGCTCGACGCGATCCGCGACCGGCTGCCCGCGCTGGAGCGCGTGGTCGTCGTCGGCGGCGAGCACGACGAGTACGAGCCGTTCCTCAGTGGCGCCGCGCCGCACACCGGGTCCGGCCTCGACACGGACGACGGCGTCCTGATCATGTACACCAGCGGCACCACCGGCTTCCCCAAGGGCGCGGTGCTGACCCACCGCAGTGTCCTCGCCCACGGCCTCGCCGCCGGGACGGCGTTCCCGATCGGCCCGGGCGACGTCAACCTCGTCGCGATGCCGCTGTTCCACGTCGGCGGCAGCTGCTACGCCGTTTCCGGCTTCCTCTACGGCGAACCGTCGTACCTCACGCGCGAGCCGGATGCCGCGTCGCTGTTCGCGGCGCTGCAGGCCGGGATCACGCACGCCTTCCTGGTGCCCGCCGTGGTCGCCGGGATCGCGCAGGCGGGCGAAGCGGCTCTCAAGGCGTTCTCCCGGCTGAAGTACCTCTGCTACGGCGCGTCGCCGATGCCGCTCCCGTTGCTGCGCACGGTGCTCGCGGCTTGGCCCGACGTCAAGTTCGCGCAGGTCTACGGCATGACCGAGCTGTCCGGCGCGGTCACCGCGCTGGACCCGGAGGCGCACCGCGACGCCGCGCACCCCGAGCGGCTGGCGTCGGCGGGCACCGCACTGTCCGGTGTGGACGTCCGGATCGTCGACCCGGTGACCTTCGAGGACGCGGCGGTCGGCGAGGTCTGGATCCGCACCGAGCAGCGGATGGCCGGCTACCTCGGCAAGCCGGAGGCGACCGCCGAGACCATCGTGGACGGCTGGGTGCGCACCGGTGACGTCGGGCGCCTCGACGACGGCGGGTTCCTGTTCCTCGAGGACCGCGTCAAGGACATGATCATCACCGGCGGCGAGAACGTCTACTCACCTGAGGTCGAGCGCGTCGTCGCGGAGTTCCCCGGCGTCGTCGAGGTGGCCGTGATCGGCGTGCCGGACGACCGGTGGGGCGAGCAGGTCAAGGCCGTCGTCGCCGGCGACCAGCTCGACACCGACAAGCTCATCGAGTTCTGCCGCGAGCGCCTGGCCCACTACAAGTGCCCGCGCAGCGTCGACGTCGTGGAAGCGTTGCCGCGCAACGCCACCGGAAAGATCCTCAAGCGCTCGCTGCGGCAGCCGTACTGGCGGGACCGGGACCGGAACGTCTGA
- a CDS encoding molecular chaperone DnaK, whose translation MSYVLGIDVAQGRTHAATCRRTRPGWGDPEPLWLGERTPAAASALFVDDEGYLLTGDAAAQAGARVPSRLLTGFHRRVGDDVPMLVEGEPFPPETLTTVLVEGIAEHAANQFGGAPDHLVLTHPGDWGGYRRDVLRRALADAGFPAVTLVPGSIAALGAHLPVPGPGATAAGVCEFGADGVNVTLATATGASGWQPAASAEGVAPAAALSTLFALASAASTSPKGLAGVVFCGDVPPHALPARPPCPVFAGPVPPAAAALGAAALAALRVDHRGAPHEPPAVETTLLPQVDTLGDLGERPPRPPVEITPFELPEKTGPMNLFRRRRPLAAAVLVLAAAVSAVVITLTAREATAGPDQSPAPSHCARPGAPSGEGHC comes from the coding sequence TTGTCCTACGTCCTCGGGATCGATGTGGCACAGGGCCGGACCCACGCCGCGACCTGCCGCCGCACCCGCCCCGGCTGGGGCGACCCCGAACCGCTCTGGCTGGGTGAACGGACCCCGGCCGCCGCGTCCGCGCTGTTCGTGGACGACGAGGGGTACCTGCTGACGGGGGACGCGGCCGCGCAGGCGGGCGCCCGGGTCCCGTCCCGGCTGCTCACCGGCTTCCACCGGCGGGTCGGCGACGACGTGCCGATGCTCGTCGAGGGCGAGCCGTTCCCGCCCGAGACGCTGACCACCGTGCTCGTCGAAGGCATCGCCGAGCACGCCGCGAACCAGTTCGGCGGCGCCCCCGACCACCTGGTGCTGACCCACCCCGGCGACTGGGGCGGCTACCGCCGCGACGTGCTGCGCCGCGCGCTGGCCGACGCCGGGTTCCCCGCGGTCACGCTGGTCCCCGGCTCGATCGCCGCGCTCGGCGCGCACCTGCCCGTCCCCGGCCCCGGCGCGACCGCGGCCGGGGTGTGCGAGTTCGGCGCCGACGGCGTGAACGTCACGCTGGCCACGGCGACCGGCGCGAGCGGCTGGCAACCGGCCGCGAGCGCCGAGGGCGTGGCCCCGGCGGCGGCGCTCAGCACGCTCTTCGCCCTCGCCTCCGCGGCGTCGACATCCCCCAAGGGACTGGCCGGCGTCGTGTTCTGCGGCGACGTGCCGCCGCACGCCCTCCCGGCCCGGCCACCGTGCCCGGTGTTCGCGGGACCGGTTCCGCCGGCGGCCGCCGCACTCGGCGCGGCTGCGCTCGCGGCGCTGCGCGTCGACCACCGGGGTGCCCCGCACGAACCCCCCGCCGTCGAGACCACCCTGCTCCCCCAGGTGGACACGCTCGGTGACCTCGGCGAGCGGCCGCCCCGGCCGCCGGTCGAGATCACGCCGTTCGAGCTGCCCGAGAAGACCGGCCCGATGAACCTGTTCCGACGGCGGCGCCCCCTCGCCGCCGCGGTCCTCGTGCTCGCCGCGGCCGTCTCCGCCGTGGTGATCACCCTCACCGCCCGCGAAGCCACCGCCGGCCCCGACCAGTCCCCCGCCCCGAGCCACTGCGCCCGCCCCGGCGCCCCCTCCGGTGAAGGTCACTGTTGA
- a CDS encoding TIGR03618 family F420-dependent PPOX class oxidoreductase — MKIDRGADFRAFWTERRLATLTTVRPDGTPHVVAVGVTVDFDAGLARVITFSTSVKAKLILAAGTDGVPVAVCQLDGPKWSTLEGRAVLRDDPESVRDAENRYAARYRQPKPNPQRVVLEITVGRILGNA; from the coding sequence ATGAAGATCGACCGCGGCGCGGACTTCCGCGCCTTCTGGACCGAGCGCCGGCTGGCCACCCTGACCACGGTCCGCCCGGACGGCACCCCGCACGTCGTCGCGGTCGGCGTGACCGTGGACTTCGACGCCGGGCTCGCGCGCGTGATCACGTTCTCGACGTCGGTCAAGGCCAAGCTGATCCTAGCCGCGGGCACCGACGGCGTCCCCGTCGCGGTGTGCCAGCTGGACGGCCCGAAATGGTCCACTTTGGAGGGACGCGCGGTGCTGCGCGACGACCCGGAATCGGTGCGGGACGCGGAAAACCGCTACGCCGCGCGCTACCGGCAGCCCAAGCCGAACCCCCAGCGCGTGGTCCTGGAGATCACCGTCGGCCGGATCCTCGGCAACGCCTGA
- a CDS encoding isoniazid inducible protein IniA: MTAPAWLEVLNETLDACRTHGRADLAERLRRRRDAPEGQIRLGVLGFPKQGKGYLLNAVLNAPVCAVGDAATPEVPTEIGYAAEPAATLVGRSLERIPVAVDRLTGELGARPAGTLSRVEVGVPRELLSAGLVLVDTPPVGDPRSPRTAAALDLLAEADAVILVSDATAPLSAAELALARHVRTWCPHVVLALTKIDACPGWRAVAERDRAMLAEAGIDAPVLPVSAVVRQAAAKSGDAELNARSGFPELLTWIAEQAARPPEQSRALLAAVGVRAAAAELVESLRDRVEAAGQDAGLGQAALLQRAQRRADDLRRKNTRWQNLLSDEITDLMADVEYDLRERTRKIVTTIDQTFDEGDPVKVWEEFAAWLDEALTEAVETNYSWLAERAQWVAQAVAACFGAQYDHALPDLPLDGSGAEELDDVRRPKIEKFKIGHQAFTGLRGSYGGVLMFGLITSLPWLGLQLINPISLGAGAAFAVKTIRDEGGMRLQRRQAVAKQAAQRHVDDVFIRYSKEFRDAIRVVQRRLRDHFTGLAEDLADELTRERETIMAGTAERERRTVHIRREIDRLAGLHQRAGELGTIAGRKRRELSA, encoded by the coding sequence GTGACCGCACCGGCTTGGCTCGAAGTGCTCAACGAGACGCTGGACGCGTGCCGCACCCACGGCCGCGCCGATCTCGCCGAGCGCCTCCGCAGACGACGTGACGCCCCCGAGGGGCAGATCCGCCTCGGCGTGCTCGGCTTCCCCAAGCAGGGCAAGGGGTACCTGCTCAACGCCGTGCTGAACGCGCCCGTGTGCGCGGTCGGCGACGCCGCCACTCCCGAGGTGCCGACCGAGATCGGCTACGCCGCCGAACCCGCCGCGACCCTCGTCGGCCGCTCCCTCGAGCGGATCCCCGTCGCGGTCGACCGGCTCACCGGCGAGCTCGGCGCCCGGCCCGCCGGCACGCTCAGCCGCGTCGAGGTCGGCGTGCCCCGCGAACTGCTGTCCGCCGGGCTCGTGCTGGTGGACACCCCGCCGGTCGGCGACCCGCGGTCGCCGCGCACCGCCGCCGCGCTCGACCTGCTCGCCGAAGCGGACGCCGTGATCCTCGTCTCCGACGCGACCGCGCCGCTGAGCGCCGCCGAGCTCGCGCTGGCCCGGCACGTCCGCACCTGGTGCCCGCACGTCGTGCTGGCGCTCACCAAGATCGACGCCTGCCCGGGGTGGCGCGCCGTCGCCGAACGCGACCGCGCGATGCTCGCCGAAGCCGGGATCGACGCGCCCGTCCTGCCGGTTTCGGCCGTCGTGCGCCAAGCCGCCGCGAAGAGCGGTGACGCCGAGCTCAACGCGCGTTCGGGCTTCCCCGAGCTGCTCACCTGGATCGCCGAGCAGGCTGCGCGGCCGCCGGAGCAGTCCCGCGCGCTGCTCGCCGCCGTCGGCGTGCGCGCCGCGGCCGCCGAGCTGGTGGAGTCGCTGCGCGACCGCGTCGAAGCCGCCGGGCAGGACGCCGGCCTCGGCCAGGCCGCGCTGCTGCAGCGCGCGCAACGCCGTGCCGACGACCTGCGGCGGAAGAACACCCGGTGGCAGAACCTGCTGTCCGACGAGATCACCGACCTGATGGCCGACGTCGAGTACGACCTGCGCGAGCGCACGCGCAAGATCGTCACCACCATCGACCAGACCTTCGACGAGGGCGACCCGGTGAAGGTCTGGGAAGAGTTCGCGGCCTGGCTGGACGAGGCGCTGACCGAAGCGGTCGAAACGAACTACTCCTGGCTGGCCGAGCGGGCGCAGTGGGTCGCGCAGGCGGTCGCGGCGTGCTTCGGCGCCCAGTACGACCACGCGCTGCCCGACCTGCCGCTCGACGGTTCGGGCGCCGAAGAGCTCGACGACGTCCGGCGGCCCAAGATCGAGAAGTTCAAGATCGGCCACCAGGCTTTCACCGGCCTGCGCGGGTCCTACGGTGGCGTGCTGATGTTCGGCCTGATCACCAGCCTGCCCTGGCTGGGGCTGCAGCTGATCAACCCGATCTCGCTCGGCGCGGGCGCGGCGTTCGCCGTGAAGACGATCCGCGACGAGGGCGGGATGCGGCTGCAGCGCCGCCAGGCCGTGGCGAAGCAGGCGGCGCAACGGCACGTCGACGACGTCTTCATCAGGTACAGCAAGGAGTTCCGTGACGCGATCCGGGTCGTGCAGCGGCGGCTGCGCGACCACTTCACCGGCCTGGCCGAGGATCTCGCGGACGAGCTGACGCGCGAGCGTGAGACGATCATGGCCGGCACGGCCGAGCGGGAGCGCCGGACTGTCCACATCAGACGCGAGATCGATCGGCTCGCGGGCCTGCACCAGCGGGCGGGGGAACTGGGCACGATCGCCGGGCGGAAGCGGCGGGAGCTTTCGGCGTGA